One window of Thermocoleostomius sinensis A174 genomic DNA carries:
- the argS gene encoding arginine--tRNA ligase, with product MNETIAQLKQRFAQAFVAAFGETWSDTDPILVAASNPKFGDFQSNVAMSLTKKLSKPPRTIAELIVQNLDLSDICEPPSIAGPGFINLRLQTSYLETQLKAIQSDPRLGVEPVSQPQRVIVDYPSPNIAKEMHVGHLRPSVIGDCIARILEFMGHEVLRLSHIGDWGTPFGMLIAYLQEAYPEALQSTEGLDLGDLATFYRAAKKRFDQDETFQEAARQAVVKLQAGDEETLQAWKIVCDLSNRTNRKIFDLMGLSDQIQERGESFYNPFLPNVLEELEQLGLLVEDAGAKCVFLDGFTNKEGNPLPLIVQKSGGGYNYATTDLAAIRYRVQVDDAQRVIYPVGVEQTNHFIQIFQVGKKAGWITDDRTFVHLPLGLILGEDGKKLKSRSGDAPRMVDLLTEAINRARTDLETRLQQEGRQESPEFIEHVSQVVGISAIKYADLSQSLTSNYIFNLDRMLALQGNTAPYMLYAYVRVQGISRKGGIEFEQLGNDAAIVLQEEEELVLAKHLLQLDQVLAAVEADLFPNRLCEYLFELSQKFNRFYDRCPILPAEEPQRTSRLILADLTARTIKLGLSLLGIPVLERM from the coding sequence ATGAATGAAACGATCGCCCAACTAAAACAACGCTTTGCGCAAGCCTTTGTTGCTGCATTCGGGGAAACATGGTCTGATACCGATCCGATTTTGGTGGCTGCCAGTAATCCCAAATTTGGGGATTTTCAGTCCAATGTAGCCATGTCGCTGACAAAAAAGTTGAGCAAGCCACCCCGAACGATCGCAGAACTAATTGTTCAAAATCTGGATTTGTCAGACATATGTGAACCACCGTCGATCGCTGGACCAGGCTTCATCAACCTCCGGTTACAGACCAGCTACCTGGAAACTCAACTGAAAGCCATTCAGTCTGATCCACGCTTGGGGGTCGAGCCAGTCTCCCAGCCTCAGCGTGTCATTGTCGATTATCCCAGCCCCAACATTGCCAAAGAAATGCACGTGGGGCACTTGCGCCCGTCGGTAATTGGCGATTGCATTGCCCGAATTTTAGAGTTTATGGGCCATGAAGTGCTGCGGCTCAGCCACATTGGCGATTGGGGTACACCGTTCGGCATGTTGATTGCCTATTTACAGGAAGCGTATCCTGAAGCGTTGCAGTCTACAGAAGGGTTGGATTTGGGGGATCTGGCCACATTTTATCGGGCAGCCAAAAAGCGATTTGACCAAGACGAAACTTTTCAAGAGGCGGCGCGACAGGCGGTGGTGAAGCTGCAAGCAGGGGATGAAGAAACTCTGCAAGCTTGGAAGATTGTGTGCGATCTTTCCAACCGCACCAACCGCAAAATTTTTGACCTGATGGGGTTGTCTGACCAAATTCAAGAGCGGGGAGAGTCCTTCTACAATCCGTTTTTGCCGAACGTTTTGGAAGAGTTAGAGCAGCTAGGACTGTTGGTTGAGGATGCGGGCGCAAAGTGCGTTTTCCTAGATGGGTTTACGAATAAGGAGGGGAACCCTCTTCCCTTAATTGTGCAAAAGTCTGGAGGCGGCTACAACTATGCCACAACCGATCTGGCGGCGATTCGCTATCGCGTTCAGGTCGATGATGCCCAGCGGGTGATTTATCCGGTGGGGGTCGAGCAAACCAATCATTTTATTCAAATTTTTCAGGTGGGCAAAAAAGCTGGATGGATCACGGACGATCGCACCTTTGTGCACCTGCCGCTGGGGTTGATTTTGGGTGAAGACGGTAAGAAACTGAAAAGTCGATCGGGCGATGCACCGCGTATGGTGGATTTGTTAACCGAGGCGATCAATCGGGCCCGGACGGATCTAGAAACGCGCTTGCAGCAAGAAGGGAGGCAAGAATCGCCAGAATTTATTGAACATGTGTCCCAAGTCGTGGGCATCAGCGCCATTAAATATGCCGACCTCAGCCAAAGCCTTACCAGCAATTACATTTTTAATCTCGATAGAATGCTGGCGTTGCAAGGGAATACGGCTCCATACATGCTCTACGCCTATGTGCGGGTGCAAGGAATTAGTCGTAAAGGTGGCATTGAGTTTGAGCAGCTAGGAAATGATGCGGCGATCGTTCTACAGGAAGAGGAAGAGTTGGTTCTGGCTAAGCACCTGCTGCAATTGGATCAAGTGTTGGCAGCCGTGGAGGCAGATTTGTTTCCCAACCGTTTGTGCGAATATTTATTTGAACTGAGCCAAAAGTTCAATCGGTTTTACGATCGCTGTCCTATTTTGCCAGCCGAAGAACCACAGCGCACCTCTCGCTTGATTTTGGCCGATCTTACGGCTCGTACCATTAAGCTGGGGTTGTCACTGTTAGGTATTCCGGTTTTAGAGCGGATGTAG
- a CDS encoding helix-turn-helix domain-containing protein has translation MTDAAANMTDCANTQHSLERYLGNTIRELRLKHGLTIAEVAEQIGISRGMLSKIENAQTATSLETLAKLANALGVSLSTLFRNYNMPAGGAQHIKQGQGMEVVRRGTKRGHTYHLLAYDQGPTKLFEPFLITMDDASEVFPTFEHPGTEFIYMLEGTIEYRHGQHTYLLESGDSLTFRGDIPHGPEKLLELPIRFLAIIYYTMPFGSIS, from the coding sequence ATGACCGACGCCGCCGCCAACATGACCGATTGCGCCAACACACAGCACTCCCTGGAACGCTACCTTGGCAACACCATTCGCGAACTACGGTTAAAACATGGACTCACCATTGCTGAGGTTGCAGAGCAAATCGGCATTTCTCGCGGCATGTTATCCAAGATTGAGAATGCTCAAACAGCTACTAGCTTGGAAACGCTGGCAAAACTGGCCAATGCCCTTGGCGTATCCTTGTCTACTTTGTTTCGTAACTACAACATGCCAGCCGGCGGCGCGCAACACATCAAGCAGGGGCAAGGGATGGAAGTGGTGCGGCGCGGCACAAAACGCGGACACACTTATCATCTATTGGCCTATGATCAAGGGCCCACCAAACTATTTGAACCTTTCTTAATTACGATGGACGATGCCTCGGAAGTCTTTCCCACCTTCGAGCATCCTGGTACTGAGTTTATTTACATGCTGGAAGGAACGATTGAATATCGCCATGGGCAACACACCTATTTGCTGGAATCGGGAGATTCCCTCACCTTTCGCGGTGACATTCCGCACGGACCCGAAAAATTGCTCGAACTACCGATTCGTTTTTTAGCCATTATTTATTACACTATGCCGTTCGGCTCAATCAGTTGA
- a CDS encoding FAD-dependent oxidoreductase — MPLRLLRFGLSKSYPEPRMFTQPDRLKSSYDAVIIGGGGHGLAAAYYLSRDYGMTNLAVLERSYLGSGNTGRNTTIIRSNYLTPEGVKFYDESVRLWQDLSQDFDLNLFYSNRGHFTLAHTDAAVRMMRWRAEVNKHFGIDSELVSPTEVKKACPPLDITCGGRHPVLGALYHAPGSIARHDAVAWGYGRGANQRGVEIHQQTEVLGITIKSDRITGVETSRGTISTSRVLCAVAGFTPRLLQMVGLRSPLSIHPLQAMVSEPMKPWLDPIIVSGSLHVYVSQTARGELVMGASLDPYELHSTRSTLEFVEGLAAHMLELFPCLSHVKVVRQWAGMADMTPDFAPIMGKTPIAGFYLDAGWGTWGFKATPVCGKTMAYTIANDRNHDLIQNFTLDRFRQYELIGEKGAASVGH; from the coding sequence ATGCCATTACGTTTATTAAGGTTTGGTTTGTCAAAATCCTATCCGGAACCCCGGATGTTTACGCAGCCCGATCGCCTCAAATCTAGCTATGACGCGGTCATTATTGGCGGCGGTGGCCATGGATTGGCGGCGGCTTATTACCTATCTCGCGATTACGGTATGACCAATCTTGCTGTCCTAGAACGTAGCTATTTGGGCAGTGGCAATACAGGGCGCAACACCACAATTATTCGATCGAACTATCTCACTCCCGAAGGCGTGAAATTTTATGATGAATCGGTGCGGCTGTGGCAAGACTTGTCGCAGGATTTTGACTTGAATTTGTTCTACTCTAACCGTGGCCATTTCACCTTGGCCCATACAGATGCAGCCGTGCGAATGATGCGCTGGCGAGCCGAAGTCAACAAGCATTTTGGCATTGATAGTGAATTGGTGTCACCGACTGAGGTCAAAAAAGCCTGTCCCCCACTAGACATTACCTGTGGCGGTCGTCATCCTGTGTTAGGAGCACTCTATCATGCGCCGGGCAGTATTGCTCGTCATGATGCTGTGGCTTGGGGCTACGGTCGCGGAGCCAATCAGCGAGGGGTTGAGATTCATCAGCAAACTGAGGTGCTGGGCATCACGATCAAGTCCGATCGCATCACGGGGGTAGAAACGTCGCGAGGAACAATTTCTACGTCGCGGGTGCTGTGTGCCGTTGCCGGATTTACACCGCGTTTATTGCAAATGGTAGGGCTACGCTCGCCGCTTTCCATCCACCCGTTGCAGGCGATGGTGAGTGAACCCATGAAACCGTGGCTCGATCCGATTATTGTTTCTGGCAGTTTGCATGTGTATGTCAGCCAGACGGCTCGGGGGGAATTGGTCATGGGCGCATCGCTTGATCCTTATGAATTGCATTCCACGCGATCGACGCTGGAATTTGTTGAAGGATTAGCGGCCCACATGCTGGAATTATTTCCCTGTTTGTCACACGTTAAAGTAGTGCGACAATGGGCTGGTATGGCCGACATGACACCAGATTTTGCACCCATTATGGGCAAAACGCCGATCGCTGGGTTCTATTTAGATGCAGGCTGGGGAACTTGGGGATTCAAAGCCACACCTGTTTGTGGTAAAACCATGGCGTATACGATTGCGAATGATCGCAATCACGACTTAATTCAAAATTTTACGCTCGATCGATTTCGCCAGTATGAATTGATTGGGGAAAAGGGAGCTGCATCGGTAGGGCATTAA
- a CDS encoding sarcosine oxidase subunit delta encodes MKLMTCPVNGIRPIAEFICAGDVRPMPNLQKCDDVTWTDYVFNRNNSPGIKQEWWCHTPSNTWFIAERNTLTDEILRTYLYGEDA; translated from the coding sequence ATGAAGTTGATGACTTGTCCGGTAAATGGTATAAGACCGATCGCTGAATTTATCTGTGCTGGAGATGTTCGCCCTATGCCCAATCTCCAAAAATGTGATGATGTAACCTGGACAGATTATGTGTTTAATCGTAATAATTCTCCAGGAATTAAACAAGAATGGTGGTGTCATACCCCTAGCAATACTTGGTTTATTGCAGAACGAAATACGTTGACTGATGAGATTCTCCGCACCTATTTATACGGAGAGGATGCATGA
- a CDS encoding FAD-dependent oxidoreductase: MNYRLSPILGEWIDRTQTITFTFEGRTYSGYQGDTITSALYAAGQRILGRSFKYHRPRSVLSLANHDVNVLMQDGQRLNIRADVTPLEAGMNLTTVNTFGGVMGDRASVIDFFAAFLPVGFYYKAFHNKKLFPFWERQIRRMTGLGQVDVTTPHLRTAKRYDFCDVLVIGAGISGLSAALAAAEAGAEVVIVDENARAGGAGSYQIGDRPESNPASVTLTMHLVAAVTSHPNIRLYTETIAAAYYADHWVPLVRREYLVKMRAKAVIVASGAYEQPAVFRNNDLPGVMLSSATQRLIYRYAVKPMHRAVVLTANQDGYRAALDLVFQGIEVKAIVELRSQPSATEALIQKIRSCNIPILVGYCIYEARSNPANDGVSAAVVCPLDWNGNPQLAACQSIACDGILMSVGWAPAANLLYQAGARMSFDTALQQFVPTTLPTGVFACGRVNGVFAVDQKRVDGQRAGIAAVQSFNDRSIVRATTESLSSATEVDTWDELMGSPSHPYPIFAHPQSKNFVDFDEDLQLKDFLNAYQEGFDNIELLKRYTTVGMGPSQGKHSNMNALRILARITGKTPDEVGTTTARPFFHPIPMSHLAGRRFMPERTTPLHDRHTALNAKFMPVGLWQRPEYYQQADKHQDECVRSEVQAVRTRVGLIDVGTLGKLEIWGTDAAEFLERVYTGRFQNQKIGMTRYAVMLDEAGTVMDDGVVARLAAEQFYFTTTTAGATVIYRELTRLNTVWQLDCGLVNLTGARSAINLAGPYARQVLAQLTDLDLSVANFPYLAVREAEVAGIAAVLMRVGFVGEWGYEIHVAAEAVPALWDALMAAGADYGIQPFGVAAQRLLRLEKGHLIIGQDTDGLTTPIAANLNWAVKLDKPFFVGQRSLQILRQKSPKQVLVGFVLEVDDHPTPPQECQLILEQGEIAGRITSVAFSPTLQRYIGLAYMPPNLAEVGTRFVIRCSDRATIGAIVHPIPFYDPNNARQKEPIASQQEVMA, from the coding sequence ATGAATTACCGATTATCCCCTATACTTGGCGAATGGATCGATCGCACTCAGACAATTACGTTTACTTTTGAAGGAAGAACCTACAGCGGTTATCAAGGAGATACGATTACATCGGCTCTGTATGCTGCCGGACAACGGATCTTGGGACGCAGTTTTAAGTATCATCGTCCTCGTAGTGTGTTGAGTTTGGCCAATCACGATGTGAATGTGCTGATGCAAGACGGGCAACGGCTAAATATCCGGGCTGATGTCACTCCCCTTGAAGCAGGAATGAATTTGACAACGGTGAATACGTTTGGTGGGGTGATGGGCGATCGAGCTAGTGTCATTGATTTTTTTGCTGCGTTTCTACCAGTAGGTTTCTACTACAAAGCCTTTCACAACAAAAAGCTGTTTCCATTCTGGGAACGCCAAATTCGCCGCATGACGGGATTAGGACAAGTAGATGTCACGACTCCTCATCTACGGACTGCTAAACGCTATGATTTTTGTGATGTTTTAGTGATTGGTGCAGGCATTTCTGGGTTGTCGGCCGCCCTAGCTGCCGCAGAAGCTGGGGCTGAGGTGGTGATTGTGGATGAAAATGCTCGGGCCGGTGGTGCAGGCAGCTATCAAATCGGCGATCGGCCGGAAAGCAATCCAGCCAGTGTAACTTTGACCATGCATTTAGTTGCAGCAGTCACCTCGCATCCCAACATTCGCTTATACACCGAGACAATCGCGGCTGCCTATTACGCGGATCATTGGGTTCCCTTAGTCAGGCGAGAGTATTTGGTAAAAATGCGAGCTAAGGCAGTTATTGTTGCCAGTGGCGCTTACGAGCAACCCGCTGTATTTCGCAACAATGATTTACCAGGTGTGATGCTGTCCTCGGCGACGCAGCGCCTGATCTACCGATATGCGGTTAAACCGATGCATCGAGCGGTGGTGCTGACGGCCAATCAAGATGGTTATCGAGCCGCGTTAGATTTAGTATTCCAGGGCATTGAAGTCAAAGCCATTGTTGAGTTGCGCTCACAACCCAGCGCTACGGAAGCATTGATTCAGAAAATTCGCTCCTGCAACATTCCTATTCTGGTAGGGTATTGTATTTATGAAGCCCGATCGAATCCGGCGAACGATGGGGTCTCGGCTGCGGTTGTTTGCCCGCTTGACTGGAACGGCAATCCTCAACTAGCGGCTTGTCAATCAATCGCCTGTGATGGCATCCTCATGAGTGTTGGTTGGGCCCCGGCTGCTAATTTGCTGTATCAAGCAGGGGCTAGGATGAGCTTTGATACTGCATTACAGCAATTTGTCCCAACGACCTTACCCACGGGTGTGTTTGCCTGTGGTCGGGTCAATGGTGTTTTTGCAGTTGATCAGAAAAGGGTGGATGGACAACGGGCAGGAATTGCCGCTGTTCAATCATTTAACGATCGCTCGATTGTAAGAGCGACTACTGAATCATTATCTAGTGCAACTGAAGTAGATACATGGGACGAATTAATGGGGTCTCCCTCACATCCCTACCCCATCTTTGCTCATCCTCAATCTAAGAACTTTGTTGATTTTGACGAAGATTTACAATTAAAAGATTTCTTAAACGCATATCAAGAAGGGTTTGACAACATCGAATTACTCAAGCGCTATACGACTGTTGGAATGGGACCTAGTCAGGGAAAACATTCTAATATGAACGCTTTGAGAATTTTAGCTCGAATTACTGGTAAAACTCCTGATGAAGTGGGTACGACAACCGCGCGTCCATTTTTTCATCCTATACCAATGTCTCATCTTGCCGGACGCAGATTCATGCCAGAGCGAACTACACCGTTGCACGATCGTCATACTGCTCTGAATGCAAAATTTATGCCAGTAGGATTGTGGCAACGACCAGAGTATTACCAACAAGCTGATAAACATCAAGATGAGTGTGTGCGATCGGAGGTGCAGGCGGTACGAACCCGGGTAGGCTTAATAGATGTCGGTACGTTGGGTAAGTTGGAAATTTGGGGGACAGATGCAGCGGAATTTTTGGAAAGAGTCTACACAGGTCGGTTTCAGAACCAGAAGATTGGAATGACCCGTTATGCGGTGATGTTAGATGAAGCAGGAACCGTCATGGATGATGGAGTAGTGGCTCGTTTGGCAGCAGAGCAGTTTTACTTTACAACGACGACAGCAGGAGCAACTGTGATATACCGTGAACTGACGCGCCTGAACACGGTTTGGCAACTGGACTGTGGGTTAGTAAATCTGACAGGGGCCCGATCGGCTATTAACTTGGCTGGCCCTTATGCGCGGCAGGTGCTTGCTCAACTCACCGATCTCGATTTGTCCGTTGCTAATTTTCCCTATCTCGCGGTTCGGGAGGCAGAGGTAGCTGGAATTGCGGCAGTGCTTATGCGCGTTGGCTTTGTGGGTGAATGGGGCTACGAAATTCATGTGGCGGCGGAAGCGGTCCCAGCCCTGTGGGATGCATTGATGGCAGCAGGTGCAGACTACGGAATTCAACCGTTTGGTGTGGCAGCCCAACGGCTATTGCGATTAGAAAAGGGACATCTAATTATCGGACAAGATACCGATGGTTTAACTACTCCGATCGCCGCTAATTTGAACTGGGCGGTGAAACTCGATAAGCCATTTTTTGTGGGCCAGCGCAGTCTGCAAATCCTCCGACAAAAATCACCTAAGCAAGTACTAGTTGGGTTTGTACTAGAGGTGGATGATCACCCCACCCCCCCACAGGAGTGCCAGTTAATACTTGAGCAGGGTGAGATTGCTGGACGCATAACCAGTGTGGCATTTAGTCCTACATTACAGCGCTATATTGGGTTAGCATATATGCCACCAAATCTTGCAGAAGTGGGAACTCGGTTTGTCATTCGTTGTTCCGATCGGGCGACTATCGGTGCGATCGTCCATCCCATTCCCTTCTACGATCCTAACAATGCTCGCCAAAAGGAACCAATTGCTTCACAGCAGGAGGTAATGGCATGA
- the glnT gene encoding type III glutamate--ammonia ligase — MTPLEARQFLEDHHIKFILAQFVDIHGTAKTKAVPASHYEDILSPGAGFAGFALWGFNMLPNSPDFMAVGDPSTLSLVPWMPGFARMVCIGHVQGKPYPYDARYVLMQQIDRLRERGWTLNTGIEPEFALLCKDAQGRIAPADATDTLEKPCYDYKGLSRSRLFIETLVNCLQMVGFDVYQIDHEDANGQFEINYTYSDCLTSADRYIFFKMAASEIAKELGLIATFMPKPFADRTGTGMHLHLSIWDETHNLFADDSDQRQLGLSTLGYHFLGGLLTHAPALAAICAPTINSYKRLVVGRSLSGATWAPAYISYGDNNRSSMVRAPGGRLELRLADGSCNPYLATAAVIAAGLDGIEKALDPGEPSNFNLYDLSSTELAEKGIRTLPQSLKDAIDALVADEVIRTALGPLADEFIKLKQMEWVEYMRHVSEWEVQRYLEFF; from the coding sequence ATGACCCCACTAGAGGCACGGCAATTTCTGGAAGACCATCACATTAAGTTTATCCTGGCACAGTTTGTAGATATACACGGAACGGCCAAAACTAAGGCAGTTCCCGCCTCTCACTATGAAGATATTCTCAGTCCGGGAGCAGGGTTTGCTGGATTTGCACTTTGGGGGTTCAACATGCTGCCCAATAGTCCTGATTTTATGGCAGTGGGCGATCCATCTACCTTGTCACTAGTGCCGTGGATGCCAGGATTTGCGAGGATGGTATGCATCGGGCATGTGCAGGGCAAGCCTTATCCCTATGATGCTCGTTATGTATTAATGCAGCAGATTGATCGCCTGCGGGAAAGGGGGTGGACGTTAAACACAGGAATTGAACCAGAATTTGCCCTGCTTTGTAAGGATGCGCAAGGACGGATTGCTCCAGCCGACGCCACTGACACGCTGGAGAAGCCCTGTTACGACTATAAAGGACTGTCGCGCAGTCGGCTCTTTATTGAAACCCTAGTGAACTGTTTGCAAATGGTTGGGTTCGATGTGTATCAGATTGACCACGAAGATGCGAATGGTCAGTTTGAAATTAACTACACCTACAGCGATTGTCTCACGTCGGCCGATCGCTACATTTTCTTTAAGATGGCTGCCTCGGAGATCGCTAAAGAACTAGGACTGATTGCCACCTTTATGCCCAAGCCCTTTGCCGATCGCACGGGTACAGGCATGCATTTGCATTTGTCGATTTGGGATGAAACACATAATCTGTTTGCAGATGATTCGGATCAACGCCAGTTAGGATTGTCTACCTTGGGTTATCATTTCCTGGGAGGGCTGCTGACTCACGCTCCGGCCTTAGCGGCTATTTGTGCACCCACTATCAATTCCTATAAGCGATTGGTTGTCGGTCGATCGCTCAGCGGCGCAACGTGGGCTCCAGCATATATTAGCTATGGTGACAACAATCGATCGAGCATGGTGCGTGCTCCTGGCGGTCGTTTGGAACTGCGGCTGGCGGATGGCTCCTGTAATCCCTATCTGGCGACAGCAGCGGTAATTGCAGCGGGATTGGATGGGATTGAAAAAGCACTTGATCCCGGTGAACCAAGCAACTTTAACCTGTATGATTTGTCTTCCACCGAGCTAGCCGAGAAAGGTATTCGGACTTTGCCTCAAAGTCTGAAAGACGCGATCGATGCGCTGGTTGCCGATGAAGTAATTCGGACGGCACTGGGACCATTAGCTGATGAATTTATCAAGCTAAAACAGATGGAATGGGTTGAATATATGCGCCACGTATCTGAATGGGAAGTGCAGCGCTATCTAGAGTTTTTCTAA
- a CDS encoding class II glutamine amidotransferase gives MCGIVGLLIKNPTLRDSLGELMVPMLIGMSERGPDSAGLAVFTDTVKEPYRKYSLYAAQEFDWQILGDYLRSTIANHSKLIAHGNHASLITDIDSKQLKQWITEQHPSLHLLATGRTIDLYKDTGHPARIADRYQFHLFKGTHVVGHTRMATESAVTPAHAHPFTAGEDFCLVHNGSLSNPYEIRRKLEPQGIQFETDNDTEAACRFLEWRMREGDDLESAIEKGFQELDGFYTFLMGTADKLALVRDAFACKPAVVAETDDYVAIASEYQSLAHLPDIDHAHLYEPNPEEMYVWTI, from the coding sequence ATGTGTGGAATTGTTGGTCTCTTAATTAAGAACCCAACCCTGCGCGACTCTTTAGGCGAACTAATGGTTCCGATGCTGATAGGTATGAGCGAGCGCGGCCCAGATTCAGCAGGATTGGCAGTCTTTACTGACACCGTCAAAGAACCCTATCGAAAATATAGTTTGTATGCTGCTCAGGAATTTGACTGGCAAATTCTGGGTGATTATTTGCGATCGACTATTGCAAATCACTCGAAACTGATAGCGCATGGTAATCATGCTAGCTTAATCACAGATATTGACTCAAAACAACTCAAACAATGGATCACTGAACAGCATCCTAGTTTGCACCTTTTGGCGACTGGACGCACGATTGATTTATACAAAGATACAGGACATCCTGCTCGCATTGCCGATCGCTATCAATTTCACTTATTCAAAGGAACGCATGTCGTCGGGCACACACGCATGGCAACGGAATCGGCAGTGACACCTGCTCATGCTCATCCCTTTACTGCTGGCGAGGATTTCTGTTTGGTACACAATGGCTCTCTCTCTAATCCCTATGAAATTCGTCGCAAGCTAGAACCGCAAGGCATTCAATTTGAAACAGATAACGATACGGAAGCGGCTTGTCGGTTTTTAGAATGGCGAATGCGTGAAGGCGATGACTTGGAAAGCGCCATCGAAAAAGGCTTTCAGGAACTTGATGGATTTTACACGTTTCTGATGGGCACAGCCGACAAGTTGGCGTTGGTGCGCGATGCTTTTGCTTGTAAACCTGCGGTGGTGGCTGAAACCGATGATTATGTAGCGATTGCTTCAGAGTATCAATCGCTGGCACATTTGCCCGATATCGATCACGCTCACCTCTACGAACCCAATCCAGAGGAGATGTATGTATGGACGATCTAA
- a CDS encoding GltB/FmdC/FwdC-like GXGXG domain-containing protein has product MDDLTFDLNQTPLRQVNQFLHDNLQQYAGQPVRIFHPNGAHNIAVGVNAPIEIDIFGHTGYYTAGMNQLANITIHGNAGPGVAENMMSGRVHVKGFASVSAGASAHGGLLIIDGDASLRCGISLKGADIVVGGNVGSFSAFMAQAGRMVICGNTGDALGDSLYEAVIYVRGTIKSLGADAQVEPMADQDYEAVNELLTKADFTFDPNEFQRIASAKQLYHWNADANQEY; this is encoded by the coding sequence ATGGACGATCTAACGTTTGATCTGAACCAAACGCCCCTGCGCCAAGTGAACCAATTTCTGCATGACAATCTCCAACAGTACGCTGGCCAACCCGTACGCATATTTCACCCGAATGGAGCACACAATATCGCGGTAGGTGTGAATGCGCCGATCGAGATTGATATCTTCGGCCATACCGGCTATTACACAGCCGGAATGAATCAATTAGCGAATATTACCATTCATGGTAATGCAGGTCCCGGTGTCGCAGAAAACATGATGTCGGGACGAGTCCATGTCAAAGGGTTCGCATCGGTATCAGCCGGAGCATCCGCCCACGGTGGACTCTTGATTATTGATGGAGATGCTAGTTTACGCTGCGGTATTTCTTTGAAAGGAGCCGATATTGTGGTGGGTGGGAATGTTGGCAGCTTTTCGGCGTTTATGGCCCAAGCAGGCAGGATGGTTATCTGTGGAAATACAGGCGATGCACTAGGAGACTCATTATATGAAGCCGTGATTTATGTGCGCGGCACGATCAAATCGCTGGGGGCAGATGCACAAGTGGAACCCATGGCAGACCAGGATTACGAAGCGGTCAATGAATTATTGACAAAGGCAGATTTTACATTCGATCCCAACGAATTTCAACGCATTGCCTCTGCTAAACAGCTTTACCATTGGAACGCCGATGCGAATCAGGAGTATTAA